The genomic region CTTTACTCCTTAGTTTATTATTTGATATCTACCTATTACCATTAAATACACCTTATCTACTGCATGCACTCCTCTACCATCATCACGGGGTACTATAAGCAAATGGTTTTTAGGTATGAGCTGATCTGTTTGAATATCATTAGCAGATGTCACATCAGATAGTCCACCTAATTCACTGCCTACTACCCTACCATTTCCACCTCTGAGGATTATCTGGGTTCCAGATCCTCCTATTAGCTTTTGCCCCTTTTCCAATTCTACTACTTCTAAAGAAGTTGCCTCTTTTGCAGTATTTTGATTCCCTTCATTTCCAATCATTTCTACCTTTTCATCTATGTAGTATTTTAATTGGTCTATTCTTTTTTGTACATAACTCAATGTTACCAATGGGTCATCTTCTGTTCCTGGGTCAGCAAATGTATTTCCTCCTATAAGAGTTGTTACAATAATAAAAGCTATCACCACAGTTGTCAATTTTGATCTATCGAACCATGTTTTCATTAAGATCAGCTCCCCATATTTTAAATATTATCAAATTTTTCAACTTTAGTAGTTCTAAGATACATTATAATCCCTACTAAAATCCAAAAATAAGTTACCATCATAGGTACTTCAAAAACATTTTCAAAAAAGTTATGGGCTAAAACACCCATCATACCTGCTATAGCACCCTGTATTAAATTAACAAAATATTTATCTTGTATTTTAATCACTGTTCTATAGCTCCATATTATCGCTTGATATAGTAAGAACCAAAATGCCATTAATCCTACAATACCCATCTCAACAGCAGTTTTTAAATAATAATTGTCCATATAAAATGTACCAGGTATATCATTGTTCATAGCAACAGCCCCACCGAAATGTCCTAGACCTACTCCAAATAAAGGCTGTTCTTTTAACATCTCTAGACCTGTAATCCATCTTATAAGCCTTCCCCCTTTTAAACTGTTTGAAATATATTGGGGACTTAGCATATAAGTTATTCTATCTACTATAGATGGTACAAAAATAATTACCAGCATACCAGCGATTATTGCAGGTATAATAAGTCTCTTATCCTTCAATAGTATAAATACTAATGCCGCTACCATAAATCCTATCCAAGCACCCCTTGAAAATGTAAATACGAGGCATGCCATCATTACAATAGATCCTATACCATAAAACAATTTTTTCCCAATTTTTTCTTCACCGTATACTAAACCAATAGCCATGGGTACAGTCAATGTCATAAGACTTCCTAAAATATTTGGACTTCCTATTATGGAATAAACCCTAGTTCTCAATCCCTTTTCCATACTATCTACCCAGGTAGCAGGCATTTCAACTCCTACTATATATTGATAAACGCCATGTAGTCCTATAAAAATACCTATTAAAACCAAAATTTTATATAAGTTTCTAGCGCCATTATCAGTCTTTAATACTTGTACAACTAGAAAATACCATAACATATACTGTACTACAGCTCTAAACCCTTCTATGGATATTTTAATATTGGGGGAATTAATTATAAGCAAAAATATGCCTATACCAAAAAAGAATATTAAAGGTGCCTCCATAGGAGTCCATCTATATCCTCTATTTTTGTAATCAATAAATGTTTTATACATCCACATAAGAAATACAAAAATAAATAATAATTCATCCCACAAGCTTCCCAATAATGGACTACCAACATATTGTCTTATAAAAAAGTCTAAAAACACATATAGAGCAACTAAATATATGCTTCTCTGATAATCCAAAAGTAATATAAGGATAGAAAAAGCAATACCCAATGCTATAAATGGAAGGGCTATCCTAGTCATGCCGCCCAATATACCTAATCCAAAGCTCAATATAATTATTACTGCATATATAAATTTCTTCAAAAAAATCACCAACTTAATCAAAAATATATTTATAACATCTATAAATACAACTATCCTTTAACCATATTTGCCATTTATTCCTTATAACCAACATC from Clostridiisalibacter paucivorans DSM 22131 harbors:
- a CDS encoding O-antigen ligase family protein — protein: MKKFIYAVIIILSFGLGILGGMTRIALPFIALGIAFSILILLLDYQRSIYLVALYVFLDFFIRQYVGSPLLGSLWDELLFIFVFLMWMYKTFIDYKNRGYRWTPMEAPLIFFFGIGIFLLIINSPNIKISIEGFRAVVQYMLWYFLVVQVLKTDNGARNLYKILVLIGIFIGLHGVYQYIVGVEMPATWVDSMEKGLRTRVYSIIGSPNILGSLMTLTVPMAIGLVYGEEKIGKKLFYGIGSIVMMACLVFTFSRGAWIGFMVAALVFILLKDKRLIIPAIIAGMLVIIFVPSIVDRITYMLSPQYISNSLKGGRLIRWITGLEMLKEQPLFGVGLGHFGGAVAMNNDIPGTFYMDNYYLKTAVEMGIVGLMAFWFLLYQAIIWSYRTVIKIQDKYFVNLIQGAIAGMMGVLAHNFFENVFEVPMMVTYFWILVGIIMYLRTTKVEKFDNI